Part of the Engystomops pustulosus chromosome 4, aEngPut4.maternal, whole genome shotgun sequence genome is shown below.
GAACCATACTTCGCCATGGTAATGTCAGGTTTTGCAGCTCATCTCTTTCACGTAAATGCCAAGCGATTGCAATACCAGTCCTAGCCATGGACAAGAGTGGCACTGTATGCGGAGTATAACATACTTCTACTAAAATGGAAAATATGCTGTGAAGCCCCCATTGTGTGGCGGTGAGGGGGTTTTGTGCGCCATTATATGTGTGCCTGCCACTTTATGGAGGAAGATcttccgagttcttgaaaaagtatgaatattaaaaaaaggggaaaaatcaGGATCTCGCAGTGAGTGTGTGAGGGAGGATAGGAAAATCAAAGTGTGTGGGAGTCAGATGGAGGTTTATGTAAATGCTGCCTTTTTCTGGAGCCAATCAGAGGGAAGGCTGGATCTTGTCCCGGCCCCTTGTCACTTGCCAATTTGGCTACCGGAGTCTGCTGTCAGTGTATAATCGGATGCTGGAAGCTACAGGTCTGACTGGCGGACTATAAATGGGCGCAGGTGAGTGGGGCAACAGGGGCAATGGTCTTCATGGATGGGGGGTCAATGTTATCAACAAAAAGGAGCAATAGTCTGCAGGGTGCAAATATTTCTTATACAGGTAGCCAACAATCACCTGCATACATGACGAGAGAGACTTAAATCCAGATTCTAGAGGATAAGGCTAACACTCGGCATAAATGAGGGGGAGTAGTACCGATCTGTGAGCACGATAAAGGATTGGGGGCATACTATTTAAGGGAACAGGAAGGAGCAATGTTCCTGCAGGTAGAAAGCTAAAGCTTTAGAAGTGGAGGGATACTCTGCAGGATTGGGGTTAAAGGACTGACTAACTTGCCGCATCAGGCTGTATCACTTGTCTGTGGCTTTGAAGATCAAAGGTGATaatggagcaatgctctgcagagaggATGCTTTATCCGAAAAGAGTAATGCTCTGCAAAAGACTTACTTGGAGTGTTCTTCCGCTATAGTCACTGTCCTTGGTGCTTGTTGTGATGGAGCAGATGAATGACGCTTTGCAGATATTCACTACTTCGAGGATGATAATCTGCAGCCACCCCAGTAGGGTGATAGTCTGCGTCTCCTAATCCTTCATTATCTCTCCATTAGAGTAGTGCTCTGGTATTAAAGaaaaactgttttcaatgtaaagatgtagcagagctgagttgtaCACATTTATTTACAAAGAGTTTCGTgaccaactcagctctgctacaacctgtTCTAGTTTCTGGTAGAATAAGACTGTATGGGAAGAAGGGTTAATAAGGAGGATGGACCGTAGGTTACAGGTGGGGAGGGATTAGCGCTGTGATGTGGTGTGGATGCTCGGAGCGAGGGATTAGTAATCCTTGTGTGGATGTGGAGAGGTGAGACGTTATCTTGTCTGCGTCCCTATGTGTGGTTGGGGAGGTCGTAGGTTGTCTATAGCATGGGAAGGGTTAAATGAGCAAATCTTTACAGACTCCTGTGGTGTGATTGATTCTAGCATGTATATCAATTAGCGTCttggggtgcaatgctctgcgACATTGGGGTCCATTCCACCTTTGGTTGAGAAGTGCAGAATTTTATAggaaatttggaatttttatgtAGAAGCTTTACTAAAATTTACCCTGATGGATAAATGGGATAATCATATTTCTTATTTATGGTTGTTAAACCCATTCTAGGGATTgagtgatgtagcagggctgagtttgtcATTGATTAGTATAGTGGATCTGCTCCTTAATAACCCATTGACTTATAAATCGTAGTGAGATAGAAGTAGTTTTGTCACATTTTTCCTTCTAAACCActtaagctctgctacatctataacccagctctgctacatcttacaacccagctctgctacatctgtaacccagctctgctacatctgtaacccagctctactacacctataacccagctctgctacatctataacccagctctgctacatctataacccagatctgctacatctataacccagctctgctacatctataacccagctctgctacatctataacccagctctgctacatctataactcagctctgctacacctgacaacccagctctgctacatctataaccCAGCTCTGCAACACCTGATatccccagctctgctacatctataacccagctctgctacacctgatatccccagctctgctacatctataaccCAGATCTGCTACACCTAACATTCCCaactctgctacacctgacaacccagccctgctacatctataacccagctctgctacatctctaacccagctctgctacatctataatccagctctgctacatctataaccCAGTTTTGGTACACCTGacaacccagctctgctacatctataacccagctctgctacacctgacatcCCCAGCACTACTACACCTGacaacccagctctgctacatctataacccagctctgctacatctctaacccagctctgctacatctataatccagccctgctacatctataaCCCAGTTTTGGTACATCTGACAACCCAACCCTGCTACTTCTataacccagctctgctacacctgacatcCCCAGCACTACCACACCTGACAAccaagctctgctacacctgacatccccagctctgctacacctgacatcCCCATCACTACCACACCTGACaaccccagctctgctacatgtatatGGAGTCAGATTTTTGCAGTGTTTGGCTGCTTATTGACGTGTTTGCAATGGGTAATTTCTTGGGTCTGACACAGCGAGCAGCTGGGGGGGTTCTTGTAAATGTTGggattttttttaagtgtgtGGGTCTGTTGCCATTGGATGCTGTCAGGATTTGACATGATCTGGTAAAGAGGCTGTTGTCCCTGACGGTTGCTCCAGCCTGACTCATGCAGCACAGAGTGTGCGTGGGAGGCGCTGCTACCTCTAAGACTACACTCTCGAAAAATCAGGGACTAAGAGACTTTTCTTAGGGGGTGaatagaggaggggggggggggttgtgaggGAAAGGGAGATGTGATTCGGAGATCATGGACCTTGTTGCCTCCATTTCCATATTGTCCCAcagtacagcctcctcctcccggcTATCATCAGTCACCATCGTGACTGATGCTTTCTCTATCTCTATGCTGTCTGCTATCCAATCCATGATGCTTCAGCAttacatcacatgggcagctacagactgtaccatctctgcctgctggggAAGACAGTGTGACATTTTCTCAAAATGTGCGCCAGCGTATTATAAATCTCCCTCCTATTAatttttaaatagaaaaaaaataatcttgAAATAAGGTAAATCTGGCTAAAATATATTGGGGACACGGGAATTGCCATCCTGTGGCCTGGTTGGAAACTACAATTCCAAGAAACTGCAGAAACAGCTTTAGAGTCACAATAAGAGTAAATCTaagctatatagataacattcaaTGGATCCATTGCTCTTCACTGTTAGATTTCTTTACCtctatgcagtttttttttatcaatcccATGAAGCCTCAGCACAGCACAAAATAGACAGCGATCTATCTGCTAGGAGGACTAAACATTATCCTAAATATTTAAGaggccataagtatacagtcagggagtcATTGTAACAGGTAATAgttaaaaggtcctgaaatggtatGGTCCATCCAGGGAGTCACCATGAGACCACCCAACTgggaaagatttaaagggaatcttccatcatgataaaccagggacacttactcattgatccaggccgCGTGagtgtggtaatctacttattattgttatcaacttttataattatgctaatgagtcagaaaggcTATGAGAGTGTTACCAGTGCATAAtgtagcttcagaggctgttacactgtgcaggagcacttcctcccatTATTTCATAACACTTCCTGCATCAGGCATAGagcgggggaagtgctgagggagcagtatCGCCCCCTGGGAGCCATTGTGAgtgattagtataattttaaaagttgattttagaagaaaggagaccatggataacaaatataagcagattacacagtcatggtgcctggatctatgagtaagtccccAGTTTATCATAATGACGGCGTCTCTATCCTGCTGTTCTAGAGCCATAGGAACTAGACCAATGATCTAAGGTGACTTTTAATGGATCCGCCAATTAGTTCTATTCTCTCTGCTGTAAATTTTTACACTTATATTTTTGAATGCTAAAAATTTAGCAAGCTCTGGCCTATCTTAAGCACCCAATCCCTGTCTGATATATTTTCTATTGCTGCCAACTCTCCCCTCATAATAGAATCTGAAGACATGGCAGGGGAAGCTCGATGTATATGGATTTATACATTGagagcaccccctagtggtggcagaaaGAATATTATAATTCATCATTCCAGAAAAAGTTTGCATACACTGCAGGCAATGGACTGCATGCATATCACGAACTAAAGCCACCCAACATACCCCCCCTTTACCGAATAACCACAGACACGGAAATAACTTTAAACCATGTGGAGTGAcaacagggagtcggccacagctttattaaaactATGTTAACCATTTAAACACCTACTCATAGAGTAGTAACTTCTTTTCAACTTTTAACAAAAAGGAACTCCATTTTTCcaggggcacctgaaatgccagcctcgttagagggcatgtaggtcctcacccccttctgtacaaccgccagctgtgacttacaATTACATAAAGTATATAAGACCGCATATGCGTAGATATAAAAATGGTAtatgatggttttttttttttttttttataaagttatagcaagaatacaataatacaaaataataaggGCGGGCGGGAGGGGAAGGATTCCTGAAAGAGGGTGAGCCAGGTTACCGTCCCTCTTTTATGCCCTAGGCTCAGCCCCCCAGGTGTGGCTAACACTCGCCCTGCCCCCAGTCACGTAGCCCACGAACTCAATACCCACTCCTActgtaaaggagggggaggggggaaggaataGATTAACCCTTAGCTACCCACCCCCTGCCTGCAGTccctagcccaacggctatatgccTACGGGCTACCAAAAGTAatgacattaataataataatctttatttattttaaagcatTAGATAGTTAGGACTTCCAGTGTTATTACAGGCCATGTGTTCCCCAGGTTGTAGCCTTATGAATTAAACACTCGCAAGGAAAACACATTACAAGTAAAGTTACTGCTTTGGGGCCTACCTAGCCAGGGGAACACACGGCTGGTGATCTTCCTTATTTATAAAGTGACAAGAAGGTTCCTATAAACTTAAAGGTGTTTCATACCATTTCATAAATTATACCCacatttggcttttttttagTAAGGAACACAATACACCCCTCTGCAAATGACCtaaacattttcaccaaattattCCAGTGGAAACAGCCATTAATAAATAAGGGGAAATCATTATTCTGTAGCACAAAgtggcagcagcatggaggacgTGATACAGCAGCAATGAGCATTGCTGTTGTGAAAATAGAACTGCGTTAAACTAGTACACTTACtagtaactgcagcagcatctctatctctctctcattCATCCTATTACTCTCTATTTTGACTCCCAACATACACATACATTTGCTTTGGTGCTGCCTTCAGAGTTTTCCGACAGCAACTTATCTCTCAAGAAAACAAGAATCTGGCAGTAGAATAGTAGGAGTGCAGTTTGTCGAATAGTTATCTCTCCTCGGATGGAAGATTTCATGGGAGATAAGGATTGGATAAGCTGGAAACAAGATAGAGAAATGCTGCTGCAGCTATTAGTAAGTATACTATTTTACCTCAGAACAGTTGGGAGGTACAACACATATAAGATGGTAGATTGAACCCACTGAAAATCGGGGGAGTTGTGTGGAGCGCTAAAGAGTTTTCAGGAGAGGGAGGAGCAATGGAAACTTGAACTTGGAACTGTTCAAgggtcatgctgggagttgtagttcctcaATAGCTGATTACACAGtattgcaaccccccccccccccccttcaaaacTATAATCAGTATTGCTTTTAACTCCAGCGGACTCCTGCACTTTAACCCTTTGCGTGTATGGCAACAGAACCTTTTGTCCTGCTCTTTTCAGGAGGCGTCAGACTTCCTGTTGCCACGGTAACAGAGAGTGCGGCTCAGAACGCGGTGTACAGCGCGTGTATTTTTACTGTGGCCTTTATGATTGACAAACTATGGCATTGTACTGGAtcgcaggatattattattatatgacacAAATGACTGCCTGCTCGTGGCGCTAGCTGCACATTACCAAATCAGGATATACCGCCATTCGTGGAAGGATGGCGTGTAAATATTTCATCAATCCCCCACATTATAGCGGGATCTGCCATGATATATGTGCTATTATAATATCCGTATTGTTGTATATGACTCTGCTGTCCCTATAGATCCGATATTTCGTCTAGGTTCCCCCAGTCACAACCATTATGCCAACTGTATGCCAACCATAGATGCCCCATAAAGTTGGCCGTACATATTAGATGTATGTCGGGTGATTGTGCTAATATTAAGGGGAATAACCAACCATTACCTCATAGCCGTGCCAGACATACATGCCCCATAATGGTGTGGCAAACACTGGCATATGCTCTAAATTAAAATGCGTGCCATATAGAGACCTTACTAGCGTGGCAGCTATAGGTACCTTACGTGTACGTGTCTCAGACCAAGCAGTCTGCTAGCCATTGGTGTCTCCGCCTAATTGTGCCCGCTATAGGTTCCTTATAAGTGTGCCAACCATAGATGTCTCATAAGTGTGCCACCCAAAGCTGATTCATAACAGTGTACCAGCTATAGATGTCTCATTAGTGTCGCACCCATAAATTATTCATAACAATGTGCCACAGTCTTAGATGCCGCATATGTGTAACAGCTATAAGTGTgccagctatagatgccccatatGTGTGCCAGCCATGGATGTTTCATAACAGTGTGTCCACAAATGCATcacaaatatttcatttatgaatgccccatacAGGTGCCAATGGTATATATGCTTCATGAGTGTGCCAGTCGTCTATATGCTTCATAAGTGTGCCAGTCGTCTATATGCTTCATAAGTGTGCCAGTCGTATATATGCTTCATAAGTGTGCCAGTCGTATATATGCTTCATAAGTGTGCCAGTCGTATATATATGCTTCATAAGTATGCCAGTCGTATATATGCTTCATAAGTGTCCCATAGATACTTcataggcagtggcgtaactagaagctgatgggccccaatgcaaagtcgttgccaggcccccgactataatgtatggtttatagtaatagtcttctcatatgggaaagtgacacagtAAGGGCcgcctaaacctcttgggcccggccGCGACCGCAACCTCATATGACAGCCAGCTATAGATGCCTAATGAGTACGCTATCTATAGAAGCCTGTCATCCATCAATACTTCATACCTGTGCTACCCATGCTAGATGCCCCCTAAGTATGCCACTTCTTATGTCTTATAAGCGGGCCAGCCATGGATGGCTAATAAGTTTGGcatatatatatccccctcatAAGTGTGAAATGCCTCATAGGTGTGCCCCATACAGTGCTAGCTGTACATGATTCATAAGTATAATAGTGATCAATACCCCATAGGTGTGCCCCATATATACCTCATAACTGTGCCGGTTCCTATGGTTCATAATATTGGGGCCAGCTTTTTGTGCCTCATAACTGTGCCGTCTATACATGCTTCATAAATGTGGCAGCCATAGACCCACAACCGTCTTTTAGATACAGATTGGTTCCACTATTTTTGTTACCCCCTATGTAAGCTTAATATTTGCCACAGATTCCACCATAACACTGCCTGTTTCCACCATGAGATTCTACAACAATCATTAAGGTTTCCATCAGGCCgtgttcacacttcagttttatgTTGCAGAGTTTATAGATAATCTGTGACAGAAATCTGCATCTAAAACTAGAATTTCTGCAGTCCATTGGTGCGAGGATCCACACGTGTTAACTTCAGTGTGATGTGAAACATATTTATTATCAAgtttttgaggtaaaactgttctagttgcccattgaaaccaatcaaagctgagctctgattggttgccatggggaactagaacagttctgctctaagagacttatgataaatttccctTAATATGTTTTGAGGCATATATGTGTGAACAGGGCCTAACATGGCAGGTAAATTTACATCTGCCTTTGTtgtctatagcaaccaatcacagcagagCTTTCATTTTTCAAGAGCACAGTTCGTAATTAAAGCTGCCCTTAGATTGGCTGCTATGGACAACATGGACAGTTCTATTTCAGACTGTTTTTCAAATCTCCCCTATAATATACCTACAAAATAGTTAATGGCAAGGGGCGCTGATGTATCCAGAAATAAAGACCCAATACAGCATATTTCTTTGTAGTACAAAAAACATTTTGCAGTAGTAGCAGATCAAACAAGAGTGGGCCTAAAAGTTGGCATTCTGACAAAGATTAGGGAAGTCCTAGGGATGAAAAGTTGGCACAGTCGTGAATGAATGTAATATTTTACAgccaaaattggaaaaaaagaaCAGTGTACGGTATATGTAATTAATATTGAAATATGTCAGGATTCCTTGGTAGCTTCTGGCAGTTTTACCTCAAAATTAGTGATGTATCTCAACCCTAAAGCCCACCCTGGCCTAGTGGGCTGAACAAGCGGCACCTCAGGGATTTTTGATGCTGATAGTTGGGATAAGGGAATTTGACCATTAGGACCCATAACATTATCTCAATATTTTCCAATGCACATTAGCCCCTAAATGTTAACGGGAACATAGTTGGCCGCACTGGCCCCAAACCCTGCCGAAGTGGATATATTACCAGAGTATCACTGTTTCccctttattttctggatgatgccagatCTGAGATTGGACCTTTGATTacgaatatataataatatatgattCCATAAAGAGATCCAAGGTTGGACCTTAAACATTCATTATGGGATTTTGAGTCTGACCTTTACCATTCAATATGGTATCTGAGGTCAGACCTGTACCGTTCAATAAAGAATCTGGACCTTTATGATACACATAGacatccccataacagtgtgttATACTTAGATGGGTTCATCAATTTTATTATCCTTAGCTGTAAAATTTGGTAATGTAGTAATTGGAGTCTATTGAACATAATAGGGATCctttatacattacatacatgttcaatgggcacaacacagtgtgAACAGGGGCCCATCCctcctactttttttttattaaaattgcaaGATACATCCAGTCCTCCCGTTTTGGAAAAGCAATGTAACCCTTGGTATAGGTAAGGAGTAGGACCACATTATTACTTATTTGCTCCCATTCCTAAATAAAGATGTACTGTAAATGTGTGTAAAATTATTAGCACCTACTTATAGAATTACTATGCTATACCATAACTTAAATATTAATGTATATTGACCTTTACCCTTCAAATATACATTTGCTATACACAATGGACGTCTGGGACTTTATCCTGTCACAATTACCAAACGTAGGCCTCCGTCATGTGAACAGGGTCTTATGTCCTGACTTGTTTTCGGAAGGATAAATAGAGGACAGCACCCACCACCCCTCCCTTGTTTCTTCATGCTCATATAAATAATCTCGGTGCAGAATAAAGTGACCAGCCGCCTACGTTATTAGCAGGTGGAAAATGTTATTACCCTGGAAATCAATGCACATACATAAAGGCATAAAGGAGCGGGTAGAGTACCCCCGGTGCTAATATGATGAACCGCCTGGTGGAAACATGTCTTATAAATGACCTCAGTGGTGTGCCAATTATACACTGAAGCATAGATGGTCAAACTTTGCCATTATTAATGTACAATCTAATATAACATAACATATTCTATTTATAAAACCTATGTGGTGGAATCTGAGGCCCGAAAACCCTTCTAAGTGTCTGGTTCCAAGGAGGCCATAATTGAAAGAACCTTGGTCAAAGTAACACCAAGGGTAAGGAATGGGCCGTTATGTCACTGAATGGGTGTGACTTGGAGATCTTCATAATGGCATTGTCTAAATGGTCCCCTGGTATTCACCCCTTAACTCCTGTATAGATCTGGAGTTTGTTGCATTGACACCACCAAGTTGCAACCTCTAAGAGTAGGCTCTGTCCAATAATAGCTAACACGGGCAAGTTCATGGACATGGTACTAAAGGGACAGTCAGTGGACAATCAAAGGTCAAGGCTGGCAGAGTTAATCCAATACACAAGTGATGGTTCAGGGAAGAGTTAGAGAAACAAGCCAAGGTCAACAAAAAGGTGATCAGAAACAAATTAGTAGAAGAACACCTTCACAGGAACTAGCAAGCTAGTAAACTCTTTTCTCAGACAACTTCATAAGGTTGAATCTGCCTTAAGTAGCCCAAAGCTGCAGGAGGTCAGTTGGGATCAGACTGCAAAGTTTAAAGAACCAGTGCACCCTATAGGCAAGTACTGAGCACCCACAATTGCAAAGGGTAATGGACAAAAAGAGGCTGCAAAAAAGTGGCACTGCCTGTCTGAACCTGACTATTTTAGGAATCTGTATCTTAGAAAATAAGTCACAAAGCAACCATTTAACTATGTATTTTTTGTCTTGTAGGTTCATAAACATGGGTGACCCTGATATATGACCTCTGCCCTCCTCAATTTTCCCTACAGCTCCTTGCATAACTGGCCCCCTTATCTGTCCATACTGGAGGCACAATGGGCAGTGTGGGCAGCCTCCTCTCTGGGCATGGCTTCAACAGCAAGCATGGAAGAGGTTCTCAACATCGCGGACGAAAACCACCACACCTCAAGAAACTAAGCCGTTGCTCAGATGGGATCCTTCGATTTGGTTTTTCCCAGGAATCAGGACATGCCAAGGGCGGGGGATCTAAGATGGGTCGGAGTGAAGATTTCTTCTACATTAAAGTAAGCCAGAAACAACATGTCGGTCCAAGGCAGGATTATCATGAAAGAGTAACCAACACCGAGCCAGAAAGTCAGCCCGTCCAAGAGTATCCTGTTCCAACAAGCAAACCTTGCAACCAACCCAGTATGATCCACTTTCCCAACCGGCTAGAACTGGTAAGATCCATCTCAAAGCATGAATTGCTGTATCATTGGTATCGAATTTGTAGAGATATTAATGTGAAACTAATAATGGTCATTTTCTTCCAGGAAATGAATGCTCTGCGTCCATCACCTCTAAAGCCTGGAATGCGCAGGAACTCAGCAGTGACATGTTACCCGGCCGCAGAGAGTGGGCCTCAACTTTCTCTGTACTACAGACCAGATCGAGTGCGTGAGGCAGAAAGTCGAGCTGGGCACCACATAGGTGGTATGTCAGAATCTGGTAGAAACTCCATGTCAAGCCTTCCAACACATCCGAGCAAGCTGGGAACAGCATGCCAGCTAGATGCATTACTAATGCCAACAGGTCGCTTTGGAGGGAGTGCCCACAATATCACCCAGAGCAACCGAAGCAACATGCTGAGCCTCAGAGCAATGTCTTTGTCGGATGGTGGGAACGCTAATAAAATTCTCAGTGTACCACCCAAGTCTGGTTTAAGGTCTCCTCCATCTTGTGATGACTTGGCAAGGTCAGAACCCGGTGAGAACACAGATGATGGTCATAGAGGTCCTACCAGGTCCAGGCAAAGTTCACAAAGGGGCCAGAGAGGCCAACACAAGTTACAGCTTCAGGTGTCTGAGCGCGAGTCCATGGAAAGCAAGGTCCGGGCATATGAAAAGGAGAAGAAGATTTCCATCAGTCCATCGATGGATGAAACACAATGGGAGGTGAGGCCTTGATGATTAGAAACAAAAGTCAGTAGAtaattattttggaaaaaaaaaattatcaattatACTTCCTAAGGCTAGAAACATCTAAAGACAGATATTTGGAATAAGTCAATGGACAACCAACAGAATGCTGGGAATTCTTTGCTATATTCTATAAGGATGACCCTATCCTTAGGTTCcatggtacctggtgctgtataACAAACTAGGACATTCTAAGGACATGTCATAGGTGTGGGAACTAAATATGGTATTGGGGTTAAAAGATCTGGATTTCTAAGCCTCAGATCTTTCTCCTATTATGTAAAAAGTGAAGAAATTTGGAAACAGTTGATTTGCTTAGTGATGTTGATTCTAAAATCTGGACTGTTCCTCTGGAAAGCAGTCATCAGCTAAAGCACAACTCATAAGACAATTATTTAGTGTGTTAACTTTATAGACCAAATGTGTCCATAGTCTATAATGACCTCCACATATATCAAAGATTAACCTTTTGACATACAGTGTGGTAGTACACACTGTTCTGTAGCATATTTGACAAAATGGATATTGCAAAATGTATGTGACCATGTGTCATGTAGTTTCATAGGTTCTTCAAGGTTGGTAACAAGTCAAATACATGGCAAACATGAACCACAGACAAAGTGTGGATAGAGTTACCTGTACTTTACAGCTCAGACATATAACCTAATATATTATAACCCATATAATCCGAGCTCCTCCAAAAACAACATGCAATTCTCAATTTttcctgtggaggcactgcagggagTAGATTAATGTCGATCACTGGTGGTTGTAGTCGCAAAATCTCAAGGAATCATTGTAACAAATTAGCGTTGCTCTTTGAAGACAACCTCTTTTACATGTTTTGTGGATTTAGATGTTGTTGAGTAGAGCTTATTTCATCTAACTTACCAACTACTTTTTGCAGGTATGCCAGAAA
Proteins encoded:
- the LZTS1 gene encoding leucine zipper putative tumor suppressor 1 codes for the protein MGSVGSLLSGHGFNSKHGRGSQHRGRKPPHLKKLSRCSDGILRFGFSQESGHAKGGGSKMGRSEDFFYIKVSQKQHVGPRQDYHERVTNTEPESQPVQEYPVPTSKPCNQPSMIHFPNRLELEMNALRPSPLKPGMRRNSAVTCYPAAESGPQLSLYYRPDRVREAESRAGHHIGGMSESGRNSMSSLPTHPSKLGTACQLDALLMPTGRFGGSAHNITQSNRSNMLSLRAMSLSDGGNANKILSVPPKSGLRSPPSCDDLARSEPGENTDDGHRGPTRSRQSSQRGQRGQHKLQLQVSERESMESKVRAYEKEKKISISPSMDETQWEVCQKSSEIASLRQQLRETQEESSLRASEILSLKAQLRETKGRAEAQEQRARDAEERLRVTEVEREEREETALSEAELDTLRTELEAERQNNEQMTDVFQRERKTWRDEKEKVIRYQRQLQQNYLHMCQRCQALEQRLRALSGEDLDDGPIMTLPDMELSFQDILATEI